The genomic interval AAACGGCCATGAGTTGAATCATAGCGCAATAAATGAATGCGCATTTCTGGGTCATCTAGGCTGTTAATCGCTACCAATTCAAACTCGTCGTCCATGCCTTGTTCATAAATTGCACGAAACACACAACGCCCAATACGGCCAAACCCATTAATGGCTACTTTTATCGCCATAAGAACACTCCTTTATATACCTTCAAAACCGTTATTTTAACAAACCGTCAGCGCGTTGCACGACAGTCTCAACATCAAATCCATAATGGGCAAACAATTCGCCTGCTGGCGCTGAGGCACCAAACTCATCCATACTGATGACATCACCTTGCGTGCCAACCAAAGCGCGCCAGAGCGCGCCCGATCCAGCTTCAACAGCTAATGCTGGAATGTGTGCTGGCACAACGCTTTCACGATAATCCGCGCTTTGACGCATAAATACGTCGTAGCATGGTACAGACACCACTTGCACACGCCGACTCTGTTCACGCAACGTTTTTGCTGCCTGAACCACCAGCTCCACTTCTGAACCGCTCGCTAATAATACGATCTCTGGCGCATCATCAGCGCTTAACACATACGCACCGTTATAAATCGAGTCAAATTGCTCACTCGTGCGTGCCTGCATCGGCAGACCTTGTCGTGATAAAGCTAACGCAGTTGGCGAAGACGGGTTAAGCGCCGCACGCCAAGCCACTAACGTCTCAACCCCATCACACGGTCGCCAAACGTCTAAATTAGGGATTAAACGCAGCGATGACACATGCTCAACCGGCTGGTGGGTTGGACCGTCTTCACCCAAACCAATCGAATCATGGGTCAGCACATAAGTCACTGGCAGCTTCATCAGCGCTGATAAGCGCATTGCATTACGCATATAATCAGAAAAGACCAAGAATGTACCACCATAAGGACGAATACCACCGTGCAAATACAGGCCATTCATGATCGCTGCCATCGCAAATTCGCGCACCCCATAATGCACGTAGTTACCGGCAAAATCGTGTGGCTTGATCGAGGTTGAGTGCTTACTCCACGTGTTATTAGAGCCACTCAAATCCGCCGAACCGCCAAATAATTCCGGCAAATGACCGGCAAGTAAGTTCAGCGCCTGCTCTGAGGCCTTACGGGTGGCAACTTTATCACCGCCATCTTGCAAATCTTGTAACGATTTCGCGACCACATCATCTAATTGCTCAGGTAACTCACCCGACATCACGCGTTGATATTGCGCGGCCAACGCAGGATGCGCGGCGGCATAATCGTCAAATAATTGCTGCCAGTTTTTTTCAGCCGCAGCACCCTGATCTTTTAAGCTGGCTGCCTCATACACCCCTTCAGGTAAGGCAAAGGCTTTATTCGGCAAGCCCATAATGTCTTTCACTAAACCAATTTCTTCCTCACCTAGCGGTGCGCCATGGCTTTTTTCTGAACCGGCTAAATTCGGTGAACCATAGCCGATGACGGTGTGACAGATAATCAGCGACGGTTGATCAGTGTTTGCTTTGGCTTGATTAATCGCCGCGTCGATGGCTTGTGGATCATGTCCATCGACATCGCTGATCACTTGCCAGCCATAGGCTTCAAAACGCTTAGCAACGTCTTCGCCAAACCATGGCGCGACTTCACCATCGATAGAAATACCATTCGCGTCATAAAGCGCGATCAGCTTGCCCAGACCCAACGTGCCAGCCAGTGAACAGGCTTCGTGTGAAATACCTTCCATCAAACAACCATCGCCAAGCAAGCAATAGGTATGATGATCAACGATTGAATAACCCTCACGGTTATATTGTGCGGCAAGATGTGCTTCTGCTAAGGCAAAACCGACTGCGTTGGCAATCCCTTGTCCGAGTGGTCCGGTGGTCGTTTCCACACCGGGCGTTTCATGAACTTCTGGATGCCCTGGTGTTTTGCTGTGCATTTGGCGAAATGCTTTGAGATCATCCAG from Suttonella sp. R2A3 carries:
- the tkt gene encoding transketolase, which produces MNQHELMAGAIRALSMDAVQAANSGHPGAPMGMADMASVLWQKHITLNPANPKWDNRDRFVLSNGHASMLQYSLLHLSGFDLSLDDLKAFRQMHSKTPGHPEVHETPGVETTTGPLGQGIANAVGFALAEAHLAAQYNREGYSIVDHHTYCLLGDGCLMEGISHEACSLAGTLGLGKLIALYDANGISIDGEVAPWFGEDVAKRFEAYGWQVISDVDGHDPQAIDAAINQAKANTDQPSLIICHTVIGYGSPNLAGSEKSHGAPLGEEEIGLVKDIMGLPNKAFALPEGVYEAASLKDQGAAAEKNWQQLFDDYAAAHPALAAQYQRVMSGELPEQLDDVVAKSLQDLQDGGDKVATRKASEQALNLLAGHLPELFGGSADLSGSNNTWSKHSTSIKPHDFAGNYVHYGVREFAMAAIMNGLYLHGGIRPYGGTFLVFSDYMRNAMRLSALMKLPVTYVLTHDSIGLGEDGPTHQPVEHVSSLRLIPNLDVWRPCDGVETLVAWRAALNPSSPTALALSRQGLPMQARTSEQFDSIYNGAYVLSADDAPEIVLLASGSEVELVVQAAKTLREQSRRVQVVSVPCYDVFMRQSADYRESVVPAHIPALAVEAGSGALWRALVGTQGDVISMDEFGASAPAGELFAHYGFDVETVVQRADGLLK